AGAGTTACATCCATAAGATGCCCTATCTCGCAATGTCGATTGATGATACTGACTCACGCATGTtttcttaaataattttattacaaACTTGTGTTTGCATGGTATTCTAAGATCACTTGTATTTTCCAaagaaaatttgatttagatagttATATTTTTGTGAATATTTAATTCAAAATATCCGACATGATTGTTAAgttattttggatattttttcTCAAGAAgatcatcttttctttttttttcccaaatgAGCCATTGTTTTAGTTTTTCTCAAATAATGCCCTATAATTTTTTCGTTCATTGTGAGCCATAGTATTTTCATTTGATTTATTTACATGTGATTTTAGTGTTTTTATTCAGGTACTGAAAACACCATAAAGGctattgaaaaatactataagtgaTATCAAATTATGACTATTACAATATTATATTTCTAAGTTTGTAATTATTTTGATTGAGGTTAAGAAAATATTTGggtcatttattttgtttttgttgtggtgGTTAAAACATTATAACATACCAAAATACTATAACAAACTTTATTTTAGGGAAATCAtccaattatatttattttttatttttgatagtaCTCTTTGACAATGGACAATGGggaaaaaatgattttatgttattAGGTAGTACAAGGCATCAACGCTTATGGCAGATAAAAGATTCAGTGATCTCGTCAACTTTATCCTAAATGAGACAATTCAGCTACCTAAAGGGCTCCCTCATGACTAAGGGGGGAGAAGCCTAATCTATTATTGGAGATGCCTCCTCCATTCATTGACACTAGGTTGCGACGGTGGCGGTGGCAAAGATCCTAATCGACCTTTGTGTGTTAGggctatcctctctctctctctctctctctgtcactCTCTCATATACGTCCCAACATGCCCAATCTAAGGGTCGAAGGAAGCTTGGATCTCATTGACCAAGCAGCTCTACTCCCACCTGATGTCCTCTTGGTGCACCCTTGCTAAAGGGTGGGACACTATCATCATTGTCTTCATCCTACACCTCATGTTGACTTGGATAATGTTGTAGAGATTTGTGTCTTCAAACAAACAAAATTAGCTACAAGATTGGCAAAATCTTAAACTAAGAATGGGGCATCAACATCTTATCTCATGGTATAAGATAGCTACTATTCACTCATATGATAGATGATGATGGACTCGGATAGGGCAAGAACAATTCAACGGATCTACTCTTTCTTCGACTCATGGAACCATGGGGTGACATTGGAAAACTTTTAAGTAGACCAATTCAAGTTGATTGGCCATCtgttccttaaaaaaaaaaaaaaaaaaatctctttttctaactttgaaatcGGAGGGAGCAAAGAGAAAATATATCGAACCCTTGAAGCACACGATATAGCATACAAATAGTAGAGTCAATGTTAAGGTAATACAAAGCCTTCCAAACTCACAAACAAATGCTTTAAGATAGCGCTAGGAGTTCGGTGCCATCTAGGTGGGCAAGCATTTTTAGTACTAAAAAAACTTGACAAAAAAAAGTGTAAAAACAATGTCTTATCCTATGTAGATCAACGCTAGTGTAGTAGTGATGTGATTCATAGGATCAATCACCAAGTCGAGCAACAATCAAATTAAactcaatcagaatgtgatagATATCCCAAATATAATTTAGGTTAGAGGCCAACACGATAATATCGAAGTCGAACGAGTTTACTGAAGGTTGTGGGACTCTACCTCTTGAAGGATTCATCCCCAAGTGATAGCATCCCTTAACATGACCACTTCAACATATTCCAAGGAAGAAGCTTGATCAAAGACACCGAGGGTGGTGACGAAATTAATGACATATCTGACCTCTTTCAATAAAGACATTCAGATCTTTATTGAAAGCTATGGATGAGTCTAATGGCTAAGGTTTGAATATCCTGATTGAAGGCATGAGCGACAAATGAACATGACCTACTATTTATAGGAGCCAAGAGTAACCCTTCATCTACCCCGAATATCCATTAGCTCCCAAATGATTCAAAATGAGCGCAACATGAAAAGTATAGCCAAAGCAATTGAGCCTCAATGTCGGTTAATTATTACCATAATGCAATTTTGATTGCCAATCACAATGTCAAGTACATGTCAATTATCTGTTCAAATACCCAACAAAAACAACATTCATCAATTGTCGAGCATAGAAAACAAGCTTAGAAAAGACACCACCGTTCTTGCAATACAAGCGATGAAGGAAGCATACGAGGACGTGAAGATTTCGATCACGCTTAGACTTACAACCTCGTCATCTCCCCATATTCATGTGCAGGGCATGATACGCGCTGCTACCCGTTTCCGTCTCTCTTGTTGTCTCTTCAACTTGTACCATTTCGATCTCTCCCCGATCATATTCCTCCCTCGGTAGCAGCCTTAACCTTCTTAAAGAATGCAGTCCCTCTAGTACTTCCTTCATGGAGGGTCGCTCTTCTCCCTTCACGCTCAGGCACTCCTTGGCAATGGCCGCAACCTCCCCCAGCAACTGCTCTCCCCCTTCCTCCACCATTTTGTCATCCAGTATGTCCTTCAGCCTCTGCTCCTTCACCTTCGCAAGGAAACTTGTCGCCAGGCTCCTCTTTTCCCCGGCAGCGTCGGTGTAGATCGCCTTCTTGCCTGTGATCAGCTCCAGGAGGACGAccccgaagctgtacacgtcgcTTCTATCCGTCAGTCGGTGGGTCTGCATGCACTCGGGGTCCAAGTAACCTAACGTTCCCTGCACGAACATGATGAACTCGTCTTCGTCCACCGGGACGAGATGGGACGCTCCGAAGTCGGACACTTTAGCCGAGAGGTCGGTGCCCAGCAGTATGTTGTGGGACTTGACGTCTCCGTGAGTGATGGAACGGCTGGTGCCCGAGTGCAAGTAGGCGAGCGCTTCTGCGGTCTGCTCAGCGATCGTTAGGCGAGCTTGCAAGGAGAGGCGCGAGGCGGAGCGGTCATGGTGGAGCACATCGAACAGGCTGCCGTTGGAGATGTACTCGTAGACCAGCATGGGGACATCCAGCTCCAAGCAGCAGCCCAGTAACCTTACTATATGCCGGTGGTTGACCTGAGAAAGAACGATGATCTCGTTGATGAACTCGTCCTTCTGCCGCTCGTCGACCTTCTTGGACTTCTTTATCGCCACTATTCGATGGTCGTCCAAGATTCCCCGGTACACCAAGCCGTACCCGCCGCAGCCGATGATTCTTTTGTCGTCGAAGTTGTCCGTGGCTCGTTGTAGCTCCTCCTCGGTGAAGACTTGAATGGTGTCCACCCTTTTCGATAGGATTTCTTCGTATAACTTGAAGCCCCCATTTTTCCTGAAGaacatctctctttctcttttgtgTTTCGACTTTTGGATCGCTATGGTTACACAAGAAATGAGAGCACCTAATGCTACAATGATGGCGCTGCAACCTGCACGCACAGTCATGTGAGTGGCTAGGATTAGCATGAGAGCAACTGCTACAAAGAGGGCGCTGAAACCTGCACGCACAGTCATGTGAGTTGCATGGATTAGCTTAAAGGCCGAGAAGTGGATGAGACACATATCTCATCCATTCTTTTATAGTAGAAGCGCATCCAAAACAGATCGTATAAGTGAGACATGTGAGTTGCAATGCATGACATCCAAATCTAAACATGTGCACCTTTCTCATGTTTGAACTCTTCAAAAGACAGCTTCTTGTAAGGAAGACCGTCTTCTGTTCAGGAGTGTATTCATCATAGCTCCTCTTTGTTGCAATGAACCTATCAATAATCGGTCTCTCTCATGATCTAAGAAGACTTATTGTTCTACCAGGTCTCTCAAAGTCAACTTCTCTTGCTAATATAAAGCATGATCTAAGAATCGAGATAGAGGCCAACGTCTACAATCGTTGGCCTCTATCTCGATTATTGTAGGCGGCCAAAAATTGATGTGCCTAATATTTGGGATGCATGCGAAAGCCAAACAAAAGAAGAGTAGAATCTCGAGTTCGATCGTCGAAAGTTACTGACAAGCAAGAGAGACGGGTAAGACGTGAAGGCGTGGAGATCGGGTTTACCTACAGCCAGCCGTGCTGGTGCTGGAAATTTGGATGGGATCTCGGTGCAATTGTATTCGGAGGCATTGCCGAGCGTGCCGGGAGGGCATGTGCAATTGTAGCCTCCCGGTGTATTGGTACAAACTCCGTAGCATGGATACAGCTGAGGAAGTTGGCACTCGTCGATGTCTGTGAGCATTCCACCATCAGAAGAATGAAGGTGTGATCGAGCACAATGGGAAGAGGAGGGGCGTAATACGTACCTTGGCATCCATCCACGAGATAGGGATTGCCTGTAAACCCATCGGAACACATGCAACGGTATCCATCGCCATTGGTGGAGTTGAGGCATGTGGTGTTCCCACCGCGGCAGGCGTAGGTTTCCGGCTGAGCTTGGGCATCCGGGCACGACGACGGGCTGCGTATCGCCCAGTCCATCACGGCGGGAGACTGGTCATTGTTGTTCTTGCCGAAATCTTCGGAGAGTTTGGACTTATCGAACTGGAACCAATCTTGATCGGCCAAGAAGGCATAGCTGCAGGGACTGAAACTTTGTACATTGGTTTTGTCGAAGTTAAAGTCGAAGTAGGTATTAAAAACATTGAACTCCGTGGGGATGGAAGTTTGGCAGCAACCCAAGCCATCGCAATTCGGTCCCTCCGAAACACTGCTTTCTTCGTGGCAGATGGATATGCATCCGCTAGCATAAGAGTGAGTATCGTCGTTCTGACCTCCGATGTAGGCGAGAGTGGCGCACCCGACGACGGTGAACTTGTTGCGGGTGGCGGAGAACAAATATGGAAGATCCACGGATGTATTTGCGTGAAACGCACGGTCGTAACACCACTTAGCCATGTAGATACGTGCGGTTAACTCATGATCAACCAAGGAGATGCGGACGATTTCGATGTTTCCTGTACTTATGAAAGCTCTTGGATtatcggcggtgccaccgcaagtGATGTCGTAGCCTTGCATGGAGCAGTTGGTTCCGATGCCGAACGGGTAGGGGATGTCGACTTCGCCGCACTTGTCCGGGCATCCTGGCTTCGACATCGTTGCTGTGCCATTCAAAGCTGCTGCTGCAACAGCCGATGCCAGCAACAACGTCGCCGCTATCTGAAACAGCGGCACTCTGTTAGCAACCATcgtcaacctctctctctctctctctctctctctctcgcgctgCCGTCCAAACTATTGGATCAGATTGTTATCATCATGTCTTTGGacattatatgtatgtatatataccccCTTTGGGTTTTACCATCGAGACAGACAAggaaaggaaaataaattaattagctACCAAAAAGACATTTGATGTTAAATTGAAACAAGCATGATGTTGTTTCT
This DNA window, taken from Musa acuminata AAA Group cultivar baxijiao chromosome BXJ3-7, Cavendish_Baxijiao_AAA, whole genome shotgun sequence, encodes the following:
- the LOC135642949 gene encoding wall-associated receptor kinase 5-like — encoded protein: MVANRVPLFQIAATLLLASAVAAAALNGTATMSKPGCPDKCGEVDIPYPFGIGTNCSMQGYDITCGGTADNPRAFISTGNIEIVRISLVDHELTARIYMAKWCYDRAFHANTSVDLPYLFSATRNKFTVVGCATLAYIGGQNDDTHSYASGCISICHEESSVSEGPNCDGLGCCQTSIPTEFNVFNTYFDFNFDKTNVQSFSPCSYAFLADQDWFQFDKSKLSEDFGKNNNDQSPAVMDWAIRSPSSCPDAQAQPETYACRGGNTTCLNSTNGDGYRCMCSDGFTGNPYLVDGCQDIDECQLPQLYPCYGVCTNTPGGYNCTCPPGTLGNASEYNCTEIPSKFPAPARLAVGFSALFVAVALMLILATHMTVRAGCSAIIVALGALISCVTIAIQKSKHKREREMFFRKNGGFKLYEEILSKRVDTIQVFTEEELQRATDNFDDKRIIGCGGYGLVYRGILDDHRIVAIKKSKKVDERQKDEFINEIIVLSQVNHRHIVRLLGCCLELDVPMLVYEYISNGSLFDVLHHDRSASRLSLQARLTIAEQTAEALAYLHSGTSRSITHGDVKSHNILLGTDLSAKVSDFGASHLVPVDEDEFIMFVQGTLGYLDPECMQTHRLTDRSDVYSFGVVLLELITGKKAIYTDAAGEKRSLATSFLAKVKEQRLKDILDDKMVEEGGEQLLGEVAAIAKECLSVKGEERPSMKEVLEGLHSLRRLRLLPREEYDRGEIEMVQVEETTRETETGSSAYHALHMNMGR